The following coding sequences lie in one Spinacia oleracea cultivar Varoflay chromosome 1, BTI_SOV_V1, whole genome shotgun sequence genomic window:
- the LOC110776801 gene encoding uncharacterized protein: protein MQFMMKLTDHIATIRGNVLMVPTLPKVSEAYMLFAQEERHQEVSKTVYPTESLAFVAEKRRFGGDNWNNKSFKSQATGSQQFQKSGSSNRSNSQYFYTHCQIPGHSLEICFKINGYPPGFKHFKSNKTTAMSTAGDVDADTSNNPRTEANTTISVEQYNQLMSLLRKQQQNYGPNQPNLALMAGNICLISHSNSKWLLDSGASYHFCHDLSQFSGYKRVENQSTYITIPDGSKIHVKHKGKLIPLGDVSSGLYNVGEQNIATTSTMQPHVCNTTCSTAVNNSKLWHLRLGHLSVVKSNSLGEMGKSSQVFRLVDLEKNWQETDYLGNQILFISKACSVVVNVVALVANTDKYLIFADCREKEKQLKLQSYLAKLSFYSFYC from the exons ATGCAGTTTATGATGAAGCTAACTGATCACATTGCCACAATTAGAGGAAATGTTTTAATGGTTCCAACTCTACCTAAGGTTTCTGAAGCATACATGCTCTTTGCTCAAGAAGAAAGGCATCAAGAGGTGTCTAAAACTGTCTATCCTACAGAATCTCTTGCATTTGTAGCTGAGAAGAGGAGATTTGGAGGTGATAATTGGAACAACAAAAGTTTCAAGTCTCAAGCCACTGGTTCTCAACAGTTTCAGAAATCTGGAAGTTCTAATAGAAGTAACTCTCAATATTTCTATACACACTGTCAAATTCCTGGTCACAGTCTTGAAATATGTTTCAAGATTAATGGATATCCACCAGGTTTTAAGCATTTCAAGAGCAACAAGACAACTGCAATGTCAACTGCTGGAGATGTTGATGCTGACACATCCAATAATCCAAGAACTGAAGCCAACACTACTATTTCAGTGGAGCAGTATAATCAGTTGATGAGTCTTTTGAGAAAACAACAGCAAAATTATGGACCTAATCAACCAAACTTAGCCTTAATGGCAGGTAATATCTGCTTAATATCTCACTCTAACTCTAAGTGGTTGCTTGATAGTGGTGCTTCATATCACTTTTGCCATGATTTGAGTCAATTTTCTGGATATAAAAGAGTTGAGAATCAATCTACATATATTACTATACCTGATGGCAGTAAGATACATGTGAAACAT AAAGGGAAGTTGATTCCTCTTGGTGATGTGAGTTCTGGTCTGTACAATGTTGGAGAACAAAACATAGCAACTACATCTACTATGCAGCCACATGTGTGCAACACAACCTGTTCTACTGCTGTCAATAATTCCAAACTTTGGCACTTGAGATTAGGTCAT TTGAGTGTAGTGAAGTCTAACTCGTTGGGGGAGATGGGGAAGTCATCTCAAGTTTTTAGGCTCGTCGATTTGGAGAAGAATTGGCAGGAAACTGATTACTTGGGTAATCAAATTTTGTTCATCAGCAAAGCTTG ttcTGTTGTAGTCAATGTGGTAGCTTTGGTGGCAAACACAGATAAATATCTCATTTTTGCAGATTGCAGGGAAAAGGAAAAACAGTTAAAACTTCAAAGTTACTTGGCAAAATTATCATTTTACAGCTTCTACTGCTAA